Within Topomyia yanbarensis strain Yona2022 chromosome 2, ASM3024719v1, whole genome shotgun sequence, the genomic segment ggttaaatattTACGATACAGAATTgacgaattcaatttttttttattttgcgaatTGCACTGATCATGATGCCAACACTGTGAAATGAGCCCTGTGGTAACGAAATAAGTGTCCCATTAGTCAAATTCGATGATGTCATTTTGGCTCCACGCTGGCTCCAGAAATCGCTTActacacgcagaagaatcaggcctttttgaatcaacaaaacgtttaattgaatctaaaacgtggcgaatgactgtttcaaactgaaatgggcgtttttcgaaagcatgtatttggtttaattcaacaaatgcttctgtttacattttaaatagaaacaaaatcaaaataaaatttgtttgatCTAGCTGATCCCTTTGTTGAAAACCAACAgcatctttgtttaatttcaactaaatttgagttgttctctcctttggttaatacaaaagatttgtttttgtttcttcgaacttgtttgttcggttaaacttatcatgattttgttgtttcaaacgaaatatttgttgaaactactgaaaagccaacaaatgaattagatggtaatttcaaccaacagtattaattgaatcaaacctgaatcttgtttgtcactatatcaaacggaaAAATTGTtattaaaaaccaaaatttgtttatttctcgacagacatatgattacggcttagaagccaactgtcaaaattctctttgaaaggaaattccggacaaaccattagtcgccaatcacagatgttggtagtaagcaaaagaaaaaagttttctctttcattaactgctatgaactgtgtttagccagtaatggtttgtccagaatttgcGTTCAAAGagcattttgacagttggcttttaagccttaatcatatgtttgtcgagatttttactaattttttttctgcgtgtgggTTTGGCGTATCGCGTAAATCGTACTAAACTGTTTCCCCTGAAAGTGATGGCAACGTTGGCGAAAGTGCAAGATTGTCTGACTCATTATTGACAAGCAGTCTGCATAGGCGCATTTTGttgtattcttttaaaaaacaatttaataagcccgatccaaaaaaaaataccaCAGCTAAACGtggaaccacagagaacagacatccatgatcgaacaaaaatatttaaaaaacgtgtgtaaacatttgaattaatattcgATAAACACTAGCACCGCCACACCaatctatcccaactatccgtcaaatccattccggaatcagttcgaaatcctgaatggattcagtatggaatcttgctcaaagaaaacaaccgattccgtctctatcggttgatgcgtttgagctggaatccatgctGGAAgaccgaaccggttccggactagtttgcctgggtagaggaataaccgctgtcaattctgtcgaactcagccacaaataaacatgacgacagtagcgcacctggtttggatatcccaactaccttcgaaaccgttagagattttacacaagttgaatgctgaagatggacgtctgttctctgtggtggaACGGTCCTGCAACAGACGTGATAGAGCATGCATTCGAACGGCTTGTAAAAAACGTGCTTTCTCTTTGGCTGCTACAACTGGGAATGTAATGATTTACATAAAAGGCAAAAAAATGCAGGTATGTTCTGCTTATAACCAAAGcctactgaatccattcagaattaCCAACCGTTTCCGGAATGGCTTTGATTGGGATATCGCTCCGAATTTTACTTCAACGAAATCAAAATCGCGTCTCCATTGCGAAAGCTCCGTAATATTACTGTTTGCATACCCCTCGTTCGAAATGTTTAACGCAGTTTTGCCAACATTTTCAGacaaaatttttttaagctgtCAAAATCTGAACTGACATCGCGTGTCAACGAAATCACTCTCTTTTTCGATTGTTCTTTCCACATTGAACGATCAGCCGCGTGTTGTATTCCGAACTAAAGTAAGTGAATTTTGTGGATTTTTCATAGTTAAATAGttctaaattattttaaattgcgTGAAATAATATGTATAACTGGTAACATTTTCATATTGAGTGTGATTTTCAAATAAGCCGCTGTAAaacgatttgaaataacttGTTTACTAAGCCACTACTGCAGCTCAGAATAAGTTTTACTAAAAAAAGAGATTAGTCTTTTGTTAATAGTCTTGACAAATTATTTGCTCCACATCATTGTATTCTACGTGACAAGATTCTATTTTAATAGTATCAACATTGTcctcaaaatttcaaataatataATTCTAACCTcaaatttatattttctagCAATAAACATGGCTCTCCGACCAGCCTACAAGCCGAAGATCGTTAAGAAGCGGACGAAGAAGTTCATCCGTCACCAGTCGGACCGATATGACAAACTTGCTGTaagtatttcttatattttcaGTTGTTAATCTTATTAAATCGAAAAACCACGCATGACATTGTTAACATCCAGTAcgtaaattaatttattttaccaTTGTAGCCAAACTGGCGCAAACCGAAAGGTATTGATAACCGAGTGCGTCGTCGCTTCAAGGGACAGTACCTTATGCCAAACATCGGTTATGGCTCGAACAAACGTACCCGCCATATGCTGCCGAACGGATTCAAGAAGTTCCTCGTACACAACGTCCGGGAGCTGGAAGTACTGATGATGCAGAACCGCGTCTACTGTGCCGAAATCGCGCACGCAGTATCCTCCAAGAAACGAAAGCTTATCGTCGAGCGTGCGAAACAGTTGGCCATCGCCGTGACGAACCCGAACGGCAGACTGCGCTCGCAGGAGAACGAATAAAGCGTTGGGAGGAAGTTTGTTTTGTCGGCACACATATGGTTTTGTATGTAAAATAACATCTTTGAATAAACTATGCAG encodes:
- the LOC131684758 gene encoding large ribosomal subunit protein eL32: MALRPAYKPKIVKKRTKKFIRHQSDRYDKLAPNWRKPKGIDNRVRRRFKGQYLMPNIGYGSNKRTRHMLPNGFKKFLVHNVRELEVLMMQNRVYCAEIAHAVSSKKRKLIVERAKQLAIAVTNPNGRLRSQENE